From Penaeus vannamei isolate JL-2024 chromosome 40, ASM4276789v1, whole genome shotgun sequence, the proteins below share one genomic window:
- the LOC113826512 gene encoding heterogeneous nuclear ribonucleoprotein A1, giving the protein MMKILALCLLACAVMAEDKAHGSGSQGDTRFLGSFLGGLAAGFLGRPNRPNRPFRPHGTGGFHPGVHPGFNNGFNNGFNGGFHPGFSGGAQHGFNNGFNTGFHPGFHGGVNQGFNNGFNQGFHPGFNSGFGSGCRLCRAPGGHAYCC; this is encoded by the coding sequence ATGATGAAGATTTTGGCGCTGTGTCTGCTCGCCTGCGCTGTCATGGCGGAGGACAAGGCACACGGCAGCGGCAGCCAAGGCGACACGCGTTTTCTCGGGAGCTTCCTTGGCGGTCTTGCAGCAGGCTTCCTTGGCAGACCGAACAGACCCAACAGACCCTTCAGACCCCATGGGACCGGGGGCTTCCATCCGGGTGTCCATCCAGGCTTCAATAACGGCTTCAATAACGGTTTTAACGGCGGTTTCCATCCAGGCTTCAGCGGCGGGGCTCAACACGGTTTCAACAACGGCTTCAACACCGGTTTCCACCCAGGGTTTCACGGCGGCGTCAACCAAGGCTTTAACAACGGCTTCAACCAAGGCTTCCACCCTGGCTTCAACAGCGGCTTCGGTTCCGGCTGTAGGCTCTGCAGGGCGCCGGGAGGACACGCCTACTGCTGCTAG